In Silene latifolia isolate original U9 population chromosome X, ASM4854445v1, whole genome shotgun sequence, the following proteins share a genomic window:
- the LOC141618253 gene encoding protein transport protein SEC24 C-like isoform X1: MAANVPPGPPRPNTVRPTGLPAGYNPNAPRGPDSSLAQNFQNMQLNQPQYSQPPPASRPPPPFGQNPPFPSSAAPSSSFGGPSPAYRPGPPPPGAVPRGVVPPSGPPPNMIPPNAGPGRPILDPIPGQDPPFASRPAPPMAQPSTVRGNLPLGTTPPIHGSQPMTQQSSARPSGFGSPPLTTGPPMSTQPRPFINGPPANTYGGFPGGPPSAQQPAFGRPSTTGPFGPSMQPPSMQAQLGSQPAVGPGSPIMGAPSQAQSPFSAVPQRGPPSSFGQPIWQTQPRQVAPAAVASSQPPPMMYGMPPPMNSQNMAALPPDFNQTGGQMTSKVDPTQIPRPIPDLSVIMYETRQNNQANPPPPATAEYIVKDTGNCSPRFMRCTISQIPCTSDILATSGMQLALLVQPFALPHPSEEPIQVVDFGESGPLRCARCKGYINPFMRFIDQGRRFICNFCGFTDETPRDYQCNLGPDGRRRDADERPELCRGTVEFVASKEYMVREPMPAVFFFLVDVSMNAVKTGATAAACSAIKQVIGDLPEGHRTMVGIATFDCTIHFYNLKRALQQPLMLIVPDIQDVYTPLETDVVVQLSECRQHLELLLENIPTMFQSNMTADSAFGAAVKASFLAMKSTGGKLLVFQSVLPSVGIGALSAREAEGRANVSTGDKEAQKLLQPADKTLREMAIELAEYQVSVDVFLTTQSYVDIASISVVPRTTGGQVYYYYPFSSLSDTAKLYNDLRWNVTRPQGFEAVMRVRCSQGIQVQEYTGNYCKRIPTDVDLPAIDCDKTIMVTLKHDDKLQDGAECSFQCAILYTTVYGQRRIRVMTLSLPCTSGLPNLFRSADLDTQFTCFLKQAASEISITPLSQVRDRVTNHCVGILHSYRKFCSAVQSPGQLILPEALKLLPLYTLALTKSTGLKTDGRIDDRSFWMSYASFISATLAIPLVYPRLISVHDLSSEQETDGSVIPLSLPLSSEQISNKGIYLLENGVDALIHVGNSVDSNILQQLFGVSSVDEISTQFVLQQHENSLSKKFNEIVNEIRRQRCSYLRIQICRTGDPSGMSFYSNMVEDKTPMGLSYVEFLVHIHRHIAKQLSDQSR; this comes from the exons ATGGCAGCTAATGTACCTCCCGGGCCACCTAGACCTAATACTGTACGTCCTACTGGATTGCCTGCCGGCTATAATCCTAATGCCCCTAGAGGTCCCGATTCATCATTAGCTCAGAATTTCCAAAATATGCAACTAAATCAACCACAATATAGCCAACCACCACCAGCTAGTAGGCCACCACCTCCGTTTGGTCAGAACCCACCTTTTCCTTCATCTGCAGCTCCTTCGTCCTCTTTTGGCGGACCTTCACCCGCATATAGACCAGGACCCCCACCACCCGGTGCTGTTCCCAGGGGCGTGGTTCCACCCAGCGGACCTCCACCAAATATGATACCCCCCAATGCGGGACCTGGCAGACCTATTCTGGATCCTATCCCTGGTCAGGACCCACCTTTTGCCTCTAGACCAGCTCCTCCCATGGCTCAACCCTCAACTGTCCGAGGAAATCTTCCTCTCGGGACGACTCCTCCTATTCATGGCTCGCAACCTATGACTCAGCAATCAAGTGCTCGGCCTAGTGGATTTGGATCTCCACCGTTAACAACAGGTCCTCCTATGTCCACACAACCACGTCCCTTTATTAATGGGCCTCCTGCAAACACGTATGGAGGTTTTCCTGGTGGGCCTCCTTCAGCACAACAACCTGCATTTGGGCGCCCATCCACTACGGGACCCTTTGGGCCTTCTATGCAGCCTCCCTCAATGCAAGCTCAGCTCGGAAGTCAGCCCGCTGTGGGCCCAGGCTCTCCTATCATGGGGGCTCCATCACAAGCACAGTCTCCCTTTTCCGCGGTTCCGCAACGTGGGCCTCCATCCTCTTTTGGGCAGCCCATATGGCAGACACAACCGCGCCAG GTGGCTCCTGCGGCTGTGGCCAGTTCTCAGCCGCCACCAATGATGTATGGAATGCCTCCGCCAATGAATAGCCAAAACATGGCAGCATTACCACCTGATTTCAATCAGACAGGAGGTCAGATGACATCAAAGGTTGACCCAACCCAAATCCCTCGCCCAATTCCTGATCTGTCAGTTATCATGTACGAGACTCGCCAGAACAATCAAGCTAATCCTCCTCCA CCTGCTACAGCTGAATATATTGTTAAAGACACTGGAAATTGCAGCCCTCGCTTTATGAGGTGTACGATTAGTCAG ATCCCATGCACAAGTGACATTTTGGCCACATCCGGGATGCAGTTGGCCCTACTGGTACAACCATTTGCTCTTCCTCATCCATCTGAGGAACCAATTCAG GTTGTTGATTTTGGAGAAAGTGGTCCACTACGTTGTGCGCGCTGTAAAGGctatataaatcctttcatgagATTTATTGACCAGGGAAGGCGGTTCATCTGCAATTTTTGTG GTTTTACCGATGAAACTCCACGGGACTACCAGTGCAATCTGGGGCCTGATGGTCGACGTAGAGATGCTGATGAAAGGCCTGAACTGTGTAGAGGAACCGTTGAGTTTGTCGCCTCAAAAGAATACATG GTGCGTGAGCCAATGCCAGCAGTGTTCTTCTTTCTTGTTGATGTGTCGATGAATGCAGTCAAGACTGGTGCCACTGCAGCTGCTTGTAGTGCTATTAAGCAAGTAATTGGTGATCTTCCG GAAGGCCATAGAACTATGGTGGGAATAGCAACATTTGACTGTACAATACATTTCTATAATCTGAAACGGGCACTGCAGCAG CCATTAATGCTCATTGTGCCTGACATCCAAGATGTTTATACTCCGTTGGAAACAGACGTTGTAGTTCAACTTTCTGAG TGTCGTCAGCATTTGGAGCTATTGCTGGAAAACATCCCAACCATGTTTCAGAGTAATATGACTGCTGATTCAGCCTTTGGTGCTGCAGTGAAG GCTTCATTTTTGGCGATGAAGAGCACCGGAGGAAAGCTATTGGTATTTCAATCAG TTTTACCATCAGTTGGCATTGGTGCTCTTTCTGCTAGAGAAGCTGAAGGTAGAGCTAATGTATCTACTGGTGATAAG GAGGCTCAGAAGTTGCTGCAGCCTGCAGACAAGACCTTGAGAGAAATGGCTATAGAATTGGCTGAATATCAG GTTTCTGTTGACGTGTTCCTTACTACCCAGTCATATGTAGATATTGCTTCTATCTCCGTTGTTCCAAGGACTACTGGTGGGCAG gtTTACTATTATTACCCTTTCTCTTCACTTTCTGATACCGCCAAGCTTTACAATGATCTTAGATGGAATGTCACTAGGCCCCAGGGCTTCGAAGCCGTGATGCGTGTACGTTGTAGTCAG GGTATTCAAGTTCAGGAGTACACCGGAAATTACTGCAAGCGCATTCCAACAGACGTTGACCTTCCTGCG ATTGACTGTGATAAAACTATTATGGTGACCTTAAAACACGACGATAAACTACAAGACGGCGCAGAATGCTCTTTTCAG TGTGCCATCCTCTACACCACTGTATACGGTCAAAGAAGAATAAGAGTCATGACTCTCTCCCTTCCATGCACAAGCGGGTTACCCAATCTATTCCGATCAGCTGACTTGGATACCCAATTTACGTGTTTTTTGAAGCAAG CTGCAAGTGAAATTTCTATTACTCCACTCTCACAAGTCAGGGATCGTGTTACAAACCATTGTGTTGGCATTCTCCATTCATATCGGAAATTTTGTTCAGCAGTCCAATCTCCAGGCCAACTCATTCTGCCTGAAGCACTCAAGCTTCTTCCTTTGTATACCTTAG CATTGACCAAAAGCACTGGATTGAAAACTGATGGTCGGATAGATGATCGTTCTTTCTGGATGAGTTATGCCTCTTTTATATCTGCAACATTGGCAATTCCTCTCGTGTATCCTAGACTGATCTCTGTCCATGACTTGTCTTCTGAG CAGGAAACGGATGGCTCCGTTATTCCACTTTCACTCCCACTTTCTAGTGAACAAATCAGTAATAAAGGAATCTACCTTCTCGAGAATGGCGTGGATGCTTTAATTCATGTTGGGAATTCCGTAGACTCTAATATTTTGCAGCAACTCTTTGGTGTTTCATCTGTCGATGAAATTTCCACTCAG TTTGTGCTTCAGCAACATGAAAACTCACTGTCTAAGAAGTTTAACGAGATCGTTAATGAGATACGACGCCAGAGATGCTCTTATTTACG TATACAAATCTGCAGAACTGGAGACCCTTCAG GGATGTCGTTTTACTCAAACATGGTAGAAGACAAGACTCCAATGGGTCTCTCATATGTCGAGTTTCTAGTGCATATTCATCGGCATATTGCTAAGCAGCTATCAGATCAGTCACGTTAA
- the LOC141618253 gene encoding protein transport protein SEC24 C-like isoform X2: MAANVPPGPPRPNTVRPTGLPAGYNPNAPRGPDSSLAQNFQNMQLNQPQYSQPPPASRPPPPFGQNPPFPSSAAPSSSFGGPSPAYRPGPPPPGAVPRGVVPPSGPPPNMIPPNAGPGRPILDPIPGQDPPFASRPAPPMAQPSTVRGNLPLGTTPPIHGSQPMTQQSSARPSGFGSPPLTTGPPMSTQPRPFINGPPANTYGGFPGGPPSAQQPAFGRPSTTGPFGPSMQPPSMQAQLGSQPAVGPGSPIMGAPSQAQSPFSAVPQRGPPSSFGQPIWQTQPRQVAPAAVASSQPPPMMYGMPPPMNSQNMAALPPDFNQTGGQMTSKVDPTQIPRPIPDLSVIMYETRQNNQANPPPPATAEYIVKDTGNCSPRFMRCTISQIPCTSDILATSGMQLALLVQPFALPHPSEEPIQVVDFGESGPLRCARCKGYINPFMRFIDQGRRFICNFCGFTDETPRDYQCNLGPDGRRRDADERPELCRGTVEFVASKEYMVREPMPAVFFFLVDVSMNAVKTGATAAACSAIKQVIGDLPEGHRTMVGIATFDCTIHFYNLKRALQQPLMLIVPDIQDVYTPLETDVVVQLSECRQHLELLLENIPTMFQSNMTADSAFGAAVKASFLAMKSTGGKLLVFQSVLPSVGIGALSAREAEGRANVSTGDKEAQKLLQPADKTLREMAIELAEYQVSVDVFLTTQSYVDIASISVVPRTTGGQVYYYYPFSSLSDTAKLYNDLRWNVTRPQGFEAVMRVRCSQGIQVQEYTGNYCKRIPTDVDLPAIDCDKTIMVTLKHDDKLQDGAECSFQCAILYTTVYGQRRIRVMTLSLPCTSGLPNLFRSADLDTQFTCFLKQAASEISITPLSQVRDRVTNHCVGILHSYRKFCSAVQSPGQLILPEALKLLPLYTLALTKSTGLKTDGRIDDRSFWMSYASFISATLAIPLVYPRLISVHDLSSEETDGSVIPLSLPLSSEQISNKGIYLLENGVDALIHVGNSVDSNILQQLFGVSSVDEISTQFVLQQHENSLSKKFNEIVNEIRRQRCSYLRIQICRTGDPSGMSFYSNMVEDKTPMGLSYVEFLVHIHRHIAKQLSDQSR; the protein is encoded by the exons ATGGCAGCTAATGTACCTCCCGGGCCACCTAGACCTAATACTGTACGTCCTACTGGATTGCCTGCCGGCTATAATCCTAATGCCCCTAGAGGTCCCGATTCATCATTAGCTCAGAATTTCCAAAATATGCAACTAAATCAACCACAATATAGCCAACCACCACCAGCTAGTAGGCCACCACCTCCGTTTGGTCAGAACCCACCTTTTCCTTCATCTGCAGCTCCTTCGTCCTCTTTTGGCGGACCTTCACCCGCATATAGACCAGGACCCCCACCACCCGGTGCTGTTCCCAGGGGCGTGGTTCCACCCAGCGGACCTCCACCAAATATGATACCCCCCAATGCGGGACCTGGCAGACCTATTCTGGATCCTATCCCTGGTCAGGACCCACCTTTTGCCTCTAGACCAGCTCCTCCCATGGCTCAACCCTCAACTGTCCGAGGAAATCTTCCTCTCGGGACGACTCCTCCTATTCATGGCTCGCAACCTATGACTCAGCAATCAAGTGCTCGGCCTAGTGGATTTGGATCTCCACCGTTAACAACAGGTCCTCCTATGTCCACACAACCACGTCCCTTTATTAATGGGCCTCCTGCAAACACGTATGGAGGTTTTCCTGGTGGGCCTCCTTCAGCACAACAACCTGCATTTGGGCGCCCATCCACTACGGGACCCTTTGGGCCTTCTATGCAGCCTCCCTCAATGCAAGCTCAGCTCGGAAGTCAGCCCGCTGTGGGCCCAGGCTCTCCTATCATGGGGGCTCCATCACAAGCACAGTCTCCCTTTTCCGCGGTTCCGCAACGTGGGCCTCCATCCTCTTTTGGGCAGCCCATATGGCAGACACAACCGCGCCAG GTGGCTCCTGCGGCTGTGGCCAGTTCTCAGCCGCCACCAATGATGTATGGAATGCCTCCGCCAATGAATAGCCAAAACATGGCAGCATTACCACCTGATTTCAATCAGACAGGAGGTCAGATGACATCAAAGGTTGACCCAACCCAAATCCCTCGCCCAATTCCTGATCTGTCAGTTATCATGTACGAGACTCGCCAGAACAATCAAGCTAATCCTCCTCCA CCTGCTACAGCTGAATATATTGTTAAAGACACTGGAAATTGCAGCCCTCGCTTTATGAGGTGTACGATTAGTCAG ATCCCATGCACAAGTGACATTTTGGCCACATCCGGGATGCAGTTGGCCCTACTGGTACAACCATTTGCTCTTCCTCATCCATCTGAGGAACCAATTCAG GTTGTTGATTTTGGAGAAAGTGGTCCACTACGTTGTGCGCGCTGTAAAGGctatataaatcctttcatgagATTTATTGACCAGGGAAGGCGGTTCATCTGCAATTTTTGTG GTTTTACCGATGAAACTCCACGGGACTACCAGTGCAATCTGGGGCCTGATGGTCGACGTAGAGATGCTGATGAAAGGCCTGAACTGTGTAGAGGAACCGTTGAGTTTGTCGCCTCAAAAGAATACATG GTGCGTGAGCCAATGCCAGCAGTGTTCTTCTTTCTTGTTGATGTGTCGATGAATGCAGTCAAGACTGGTGCCACTGCAGCTGCTTGTAGTGCTATTAAGCAAGTAATTGGTGATCTTCCG GAAGGCCATAGAACTATGGTGGGAATAGCAACATTTGACTGTACAATACATTTCTATAATCTGAAACGGGCACTGCAGCAG CCATTAATGCTCATTGTGCCTGACATCCAAGATGTTTATACTCCGTTGGAAACAGACGTTGTAGTTCAACTTTCTGAG TGTCGTCAGCATTTGGAGCTATTGCTGGAAAACATCCCAACCATGTTTCAGAGTAATATGACTGCTGATTCAGCCTTTGGTGCTGCAGTGAAG GCTTCATTTTTGGCGATGAAGAGCACCGGAGGAAAGCTATTGGTATTTCAATCAG TTTTACCATCAGTTGGCATTGGTGCTCTTTCTGCTAGAGAAGCTGAAGGTAGAGCTAATGTATCTACTGGTGATAAG GAGGCTCAGAAGTTGCTGCAGCCTGCAGACAAGACCTTGAGAGAAATGGCTATAGAATTGGCTGAATATCAG GTTTCTGTTGACGTGTTCCTTACTACCCAGTCATATGTAGATATTGCTTCTATCTCCGTTGTTCCAAGGACTACTGGTGGGCAG gtTTACTATTATTACCCTTTCTCTTCACTTTCTGATACCGCCAAGCTTTACAATGATCTTAGATGGAATGTCACTAGGCCCCAGGGCTTCGAAGCCGTGATGCGTGTACGTTGTAGTCAG GGTATTCAAGTTCAGGAGTACACCGGAAATTACTGCAAGCGCATTCCAACAGACGTTGACCTTCCTGCG ATTGACTGTGATAAAACTATTATGGTGACCTTAAAACACGACGATAAACTACAAGACGGCGCAGAATGCTCTTTTCAG TGTGCCATCCTCTACACCACTGTATACGGTCAAAGAAGAATAAGAGTCATGACTCTCTCCCTTCCATGCACAAGCGGGTTACCCAATCTATTCCGATCAGCTGACTTGGATACCCAATTTACGTGTTTTTTGAAGCAAG CTGCAAGTGAAATTTCTATTACTCCACTCTCACAAGTCAGGGATCGTGTTACAAACCATTGTGTTGGCATTCTCCATTCATATCGGAAATTTTGTTCAGCAGTCCAATCTCCAGGCCAACTCATTCTGCCTGAAGCACTCAAGCTTCTTCCTTTGTATACCTTAG CATTGACCAAAAGCACTGGATTGAAAACTGATGGTCGGATAGATGATCGTTCTTTCTGGATGAGTTATGCCTCTTTTATATCTGCAACATTGGCAATTCCTCTCGTGTATCCTAGACTGATCTCTGTCCATGACTTGTCTTCTGAG GAAACGGATGGCTCCGTTATTCCACTTTCACTCCCACTTTCTAGTGAACAAATCAGTAATAAAGGAATCTACCTTCTCGAGAATGGCGTGGATGCTTTAATTCATGTTGGGAATTCCGTAGACTCTAATATTTTGCAGCAACTCTTTGGTGTTTCATCTGTCGATGAAATTTCCACTCAG TTTGTGCTTCAGCAACATGAAAACTCACTGTCTAAGAAGTTTAACGAGATCGTTAATGAGATACGACGCCAGAGATGCTCTTATTTACG TATACAAATCTGCAGAACTGGAGACCCTTCAG GGATGTCGTTTTACTCAAACATGGTAGAAGACAAGACTCCAATGGGTCTCTCATATGTCGAGTTTCTAGTGCATATTCATCGGCATATTGCTAAGCAGCTATCAGATCAGTCACGTTAA
- the LOC141618254 gene encoding monooxygenase 2-like, giving the protein METNAKIIIVGAGISGLATALALHRLGIKSLVLESSDKLRAAGIAFTTWTNAWRSLDALGIGQSLRQQHELLLGINTFSTVTGNLTSYVSFTTKGKHGDHEVRCVKRKVLLEALAKELPNGTIRYSSKVVSIQDSDFLKLVHLSDGSVLKAKVLIGCDGVNSVVAKSLGFKKPSLIGRSAIRGCAYYNQGHGFEPKFQLFVGNGVRYGIIPCDNSAVYWFFTWYPSSQEYKMVEGADQLKLKQFVLSKLGKVSDQIQGVIEDTGVEEIVYSPLGYRPPLQILTGDIYKDNVCVAGDACHPMTPDLGQGGCSALEDGVILAKCLANAFLEKSDHPTKGSSENEDDNVKIRSSLNDYAKKRRWRAFDLISTGYMLGFLQECNWFGMQFLREKVLSAFLAGFFLSKADVNPTELMLTA; this is encoded by the exons ATGGAAACAAATGCAAAAATAATCATTGTCGGAGCTGGAATTTCCGGTCTTGCTACTGCTTTAGCCCTTCATAG GTTGGGGATAAAAAGTTTGGTGTTGGAATCATCGGACAAATTGAGAGCAGCAGGGATTGCATTTACAACATGGACTAATGCATGGAGATCATTGGATGCTCTTGGGATTGGACAATCTCTTAGGCAACAACATGAACTTCTACTTGG GATAAATACTTTTTCTACAGTTACAGGGAATTTGACTTCTTATGTTTCATTTACAACCAAGGGAAAACA TGGCGATCATGAAGTTAGGTGTGTGAAAAGGAAGGTACTTTTAGAAGCGCTTGCTAAAGAATTACCAAATGGCACAATAAGGTATTCATCAAAGGTCGTTTCGATTCAAGATTCAGATTTCTTAAAGCTTGTTCATCTCTCTGATGGTTCCGTCCTTAAAGCCAAG GTGTTGATAGGGTGTGATGGGGTGAATTCGGTTGTGGCAAAGTCGCTTGGATTCAAGAAGCCGTCATTGATAGGAAGATCAGCGATAAGGGGTTGTGCGTATTATAATCAGGGTCATGGGTTTGAGCCCAAATTTCAGCTGTTTGTAGGAAATGGTGTTAGATACGGTATCATTCCCTGTGATAACTCGGCTGTGTACTGGTTTTTTACCTGGTATCCGTCCTCTCAAG AATACAAAATGGTGGAAGGAGCTGATCAACTGAAGCTAAAGCAATTTGTACTGAGTAAACTTGGCAAAGTATCCGACCAAATACAAGGTGTGATAGAAGACACCGGAGTTGAAGAAATTGTATACTCTCCTCTCGGGTATAGACCTCCGCTTCAAATATTAACCGGAGACATATACAAAGACAATGTTTGTGTAGCCGGTGATGCATGTCATCCAATGACTCCAGACCTCGGTCAAGGTGGGTGCTCAGCTCTTGAGGACGGTGTGATCTTAGCCAAGTGTCTTGCTAATGCCTTCCTTGAGAAATCAGATCATCCTACAAAGGGGAGTTCTGAGAATGAAGATGATAATGTGAAGATTAGAAGTTCATTAAATGACTATGCGAAGAAGAGGAGATGGAGAGCATTCGATCTTATAAGCACCGGTTATATGCTCGGTTTCTTACAAGAGTGTAACTGGTTTGGAATGCAGTTTTTAAGAGAGAAGGTGCTTTCTGCATTCCTTGCTGGTTTTTTCTTAAGCAAGGCTGATGTCAATCCTACTGAACTCATGCTTACAGCTTGA